From the genome of Terriglobales bacterium, one region includes:
- a CDS encoding RluA family pseudouridine synthase, producing the protein MSSSDKEDTPGYGSPVAEFPASLIASPEDCGKRLDQFLVAHVPDISRARVQQWIAQQKVLVNGTPGKSSLRLRGGEQITLIDLPAPDPLRAIAEDIPLKVIYEDEDLAVIEKPAGMMVHAGAGATDSDRNRGTVVNALLHRFGALSTVSGVLRPGIVHRLDRNTSGLLVVAKNDRAHRKLAAQFARRQVRKTYIALVHGWLKRSQGSIKSAISRDLLRRTRMTTRRAGGREAVSHYRVVEQIDSDYGRFSLLEVAIETGRTHQIRVHLSSIGHPVVGDTLYGAAGNITPEPAHRQPGRRRGARTPTAPSTPAVLSLPRHFLHAAQIAFQHPHTGQALAFSSPIPEELAEFLARLKETSHK; encoded by the coding sequence TTGAGTAGCAGTGACAAAGAGGACACTCCCGGCTACGGCTCGCCCGTCGCCGAGTTCCCAGCAAGCCTCATTGCTTCCCCCGAGGATTGCGGCAAGCGCCTCGACCAGTTTCTGGTCGCGCATGTTCCCGACATCAGCCGCGCTCGCGTTCAGCAGTGGATTGCGCAACAGAAGGTTCTGGTCAATGGAACGCCTGGTAAGTCTTCGCTGCGGCTGCGTGGTGGTGAGCAGATCACTCTGATTGACCTGCCTGCGCCGGACCCGCTTCGTGCCATCGCCGAAGATATTCCGCTTAAGGTTATCTACGAAGACGAGGACCTTGCGGTCATCGAGAAGCCGGCCGGGATGATGGTTCACGCCGGTGCGGGCGCAACCGATAGCGACCGCAATCGCGGTACGGTGGTGAATGCCCTGTTGCATCGTTTTGGTGCGCTATCTACGGTGAGCGGCGTGCTCCGACCCGGAATTGTCCACCGACTCGATCGCAATACCAGTGGCTTGCTGGTGGTGGCTAAGAATGATCGCGCTCACCGCAAGCTGGCCGCTCAGTTCGCGCGTCGGCAGGTGAGAAAGACCTACATCGCCCTGGTGCATGGCTGGCTAAAGCGGTCACAGGGAAGCATCAAGAGCGCTATAAGCCGCGATCTATTGCGCCGCACTCGTATGACAACACGACGCGCAGGCGGACGCGAAGCAGTTTCGCACTACAGGGTCGTAGAGCAGATTGATTCCGATTACGGCCGCTTTTCACTCTTGGAGGTGGCAATCGAGACGGGACGGACTCATCAAATCCGGGTTCACCTTTCTTCCATAGGACATCCCGTGGTGGGCGACACGCTTTATGGGGCTGCAGGAAACATCACTCCGGAGCCTGCACACAGACAGCCTGGACGAAGACGAGGGGCCCGAACTCCCACCGCGCCGAGCACGCCGGCTGTACTCTCTCTCCCCCGCCATTTTCTGCACGCCGCGCAGATTGCCTTCCAGCACCCGCACACCGGCCAGGCTCTTGCTTTTTCCAGTCCAATTCCCGAGGAGCTTGCAGAATTTCTAGCCAGGCTCAAAGAGACTTCCCACAAGTAG
- the lgt gene encoding prolipoprotein diacylglyceryl transferase, with protein sequence MFPRLFQIGNFSLPTYGFLVALGVVVGLMTTVKLARSQGIDPDAAWNLGVLAVLFAILGAKLLLFLNNWDWYSAHPSDIFSLATLQAGGVFYGGLIAALAVSWWYIRRHRMPVLRTCDTFAPGLALGHAIGRIGCFAAGCCYGKPTSHWWGVTFRNPLAQAWVGTPLGVPLEPTQLFESAVELANFFILLWIIRHKKFEGQVIGSYLFLYGLARYFLEFLRGDPDRGSLFHGAMTNTQLISILLVIAGGVLWLRRSSAPVLADAVHN encoded by the coding sequence GTGTTTCCCAGACTCTTCCAGATCGGCAATTTCTCGCTGCCCACCTATGGGTTCCTGGTAGCTCTCGGGGTAGTGGTGGGGCTGATGACCACCGTCAAGCTCGCTCGCTCCCAGGGAATCGATCCCGACGCAGCCTGGAATCTGGGTGTGCTGGCCGTGCTCTTCGCCATCCTGGGAGCCAAGCTGCTTTTGTTCCTCAACAATTGGGATTGGTACTCGGCGCACCCGAGCGACATCTTCAGTCTAGCGACTCTGCAAGCGGGCGGAGTGTTCTACGGCGGCTTGATCGCTGCCCTGGCGGTTTCCTGGTGGTACATTCGCCGGCATCGGATGCCGGTGCTGCGCACGTGCGACACCTTTGCTCCAGGACTTGCGTTGGGACATGCCATTGGGCGAATCGGCTGCTTTGCGGCAGGTTGCTGCTATGGCAAGCCGACCTCTCATTGGTGGGGTGTCACCTTCCGTAATCCTCTCGCCCAGGCCTGGGTAGGAACACCACTCGGAGTGCCGCTCGAGCCCACGCAATTGTTCGAATCGGCGGTCGAACTAGCCAACTTTTTCATCCTGCTCTGGATAATTCGCCATAAGAAATTTGAAGGCCAGGTGATTGGCTCGTACCTGTTCCTCTACGGCCTGGCGCGATACTTCCTGGAGTTCCTGCGCGGCGATCCCGATCGCGGTTCGCTCTTCCACGGTGCGATGACCAACACACAGCTGATTTCGATTTTGCTGGTCATCGCTGGAGGCGTTCTATGGCTGCGCCGAAGTTCTGCCCCGGTGCTTGCAGATGCGGTGCACAATTGA
- a CDS encoding cell division protein ZapA yields MNQSNGNSVRVEIYDQPYNLRGTDPDYIHKLAEYVDSKMRAVAAQTATVDSLRLAVLAALNIADEYHILRRKYDSIASELNKRANSLSGALDEVLEETRLAG; encoded by the coding sequence TTGAATCAGTCCAACGGCAACAGCGTGCGCGTGGAAATTTACGATCAGCCCTACAATCTGCGCGGCACAGATCCTGACTATATTCACAAACTAGCCGAGTACGTCGACAGCAAAATGCGCGCCGTGGCGGCTCAAACCGCAACTGTCGATTCCCTGCGCCTGGCCGTGCTGGCGGCCTTGAACATTGCTGATGAGTACCACATCCTGCGGCGCAAGTATGACTCCATCGCTTCCGAACTGAACAAACGCGCCAACTCCCTTTCGGGCGCGCTGGATGAAGTGCTGGAAGAAACCCGCCTGGCCGGTTAG
- a CDS encoding aminotransferase class I/II-fold pyridoxal phosphate-dependent enzyme, with protein sequence MPLSRRSFLRGMGAGATAAVVTPPLSREYLLAPTEPFRTTQPGGPVLLNGNENAYGQFPSVVEAMQRALPYCNRYPYKEWDRLTATIAERHSIGAEQVLLGNGSTELLRICAQAFTGPGKKLIVPVPTYESLGRYAQAFGAEIIPVPLTKDFAHDLDAMLRSTDSSTGLVYICNPNNPTASLTPRGDIETFIAKLPPTTSVLIDEAYFHFANGGTGYSSFIGHHDRRVITIRTFSKVYGLAGLRLGYGVSTKETIKRLKPYQLEDTLNMVAVRCAVTALEDDAALGAAASRNANDRSEFIRQASSRGISPIPSYANFLMFDTHRPIKEVISYFEKNNVIVGRPFPPMDTYMRISLGLPGEMREFWRVWDQMAPARG encoded by the coding sequence TTGCCGCTTTCTCGCCGATCATTTCTTCGGGGCATGGGAGCCGGCGCCACTGCCGCGGTTGTGACACCGCCGCTGTCACGCGAGTACCTGCTCGCGCCCACTGAGCCTTTCCGAACCACTCAGCCCGGCGGACCCGTGCTGCTCAACGGAAACGAGAATGCCTACGGTCAATTCCCGAGCGTGGTAGAGGCCATGCAGAGAGCACTTCCCTATTGCAACCGCTACCCCTACAAGGAGTGGGATCGCCTCACTGCGACCATCGCCGAACGCCACTCGATCGGCGCGGAACAAGTATTACTTGGCAACGGATCGACGGAGCTGCTCCGCATCTGTGCCCAGGCCTTCACCGGGCCGGGGAAGAAACTGATCGTTCCTGTTCCAACTTATGAGTCTCTGGGTCGCTACGCGCAAGCCTTTGGGGCAGAGATCATCCCAGTTCCCCTGACCAAAGATTTCGCACACGACCTGGATGCAATGCTGCGGTCCACTGACTCGAGCACCGGGCTGGTTTATATCTGCAATCCCAACAACCCTACCGCCAGCCTCACCCCGCGCGGCGATATCGAAACCTTCATTGCTAAACTCCCGCCGACCACTAGTGTTCTGATTGATGAGGCGTACTTTCACTTCGCAAACGGTGGGACCGGATATTCCTCTTTCATTGGTCACCACGATAGGCGCGTCATCACGATCCGTACCTTCTCCAAAGTCTACGGTCTGGCGGGGCTACGCCTGGGGTACGGGGTGAGCACGAAGGAAACCATTAAACGCCTTAAGCCCTACCAACTGGAGGACACCCTCAACATGGTCGCAGTCCGCTGCGCCGTTACCGCTCTGGAAGATGACGCCGCCTTGGGAGCGGCGGCTTCGCGCAACGCCAACGATCGCTCCGAGTTCATTCGACAGGCTTCCAGTCGCGGGATTTCTCCCATCCCCTCCTATGCCAATTTCCTGATGTTCGATACTCACCGGCCCATCAAGGAAGTGATTTCCTACTTCGAGAAAAACAATGTGATCGTTGGCCGCCCATTTCCTCCCATGGACACCTACATGCGCATTTCCCTTGGCTTGCCGGGGGAGATGAGGGAGTTTTGGCGGGTGTGGGATCAGATGGCGCCGGCACGGGGCTGA
- the pheT gene encoding phenylalanine--tRNA ligase subunit beta: protein MKLLPSWIREFVSVPADDRQLAEALTSAGISVEGIDQLDGENVYEVEIGTNRVDAMNHYGVARECSAIYNTELKPLASVVGERSAAGDPAISQVSAEKRGANPGHFPIQIDAPDLCARYTGQVVRGVRIKESPERIARRLTLLGSRPINNGADATNYALWELGHPTHAFDLDLLEGKIIVRLARQGETIKTLDGVDRQLTPQDLVIADASKPVAIAGVMGGFDSMITEKTRNILIEAAWFDPATVRRTARRLGMHTDASHRFERGADFAITAAAARRVAELILASGGGQIESGPIDVIGHQIERPTLPLRLSEVKRILGQDIPEDEIIRILTRLGFQVAGGHPLRVTVPTWRLDVEREIDLIEEVARIYGYDRFPDTLPSFSGGVVELPDARKESRMRADLLALGYNEAISLSFISHQEARQFSAATIVEIANPLSEEASVMRTSMVPGMLGMLAWNLNRGVNDARLFEAGNIYEKSSHQTRELRRICLGATGNANEVSVHEKPRPYSFFDLKGDIETLLTAFQSQSLCYQPGDGKRGAKISGVSAADYYHPGRSAAAVMDGELVARFGQIHPRIAAERKLRKDVFIAELDLERLFHHPLREPRYTPVSKFPAVDRDFSFIFDDRVTFEQIQAAVSALRLPHIQTFLPVEIFRGGGVPTGKYSVLLRAEFQSSERTLRDEEVSGWSEQIANVLRSLGGGQRV, encoded by the coding sequence ATGAAACTTCTTCCCTCCTGGATTCGCGAATTCGTTAGCGTCCCGGCCGACGATCGCCAGCTCGCCGAGGCGCTCACTTCGGCCGGCATCTCTGTCGAAGGCATCGATCAGCTCGATGGCGAGAATGTTTATGAGGTTGAGATCGGCACGAACCGTGTCGATGCGATGAATCATTACGGCGTAGCGCGCGAGTGCTCGGCGATTTACAACACCGAGCTGAAACCACTGGCCAGTGTTGTGGGGGAAAGATCTGCGGCCGGCGATCCCGCCATTTCCCAGGTTAGCGCCGAAAAGCGTGGCGCGAACCCGGGGCACTTCCCTATTCAAATCGACGCTCCAGACCTCTGCGCTCGCTACACCGGGCAGGTCGTGCGCGGTGTCCGCATCAAGGAATCGCCAGAAAGGATCGCCCGCCGCCTCACACTGCTGGGCTCGCGGCCCATCAACAATGGCGCCGATGCGACCAACTATGCACTGTGGGAACTCGGCCATCCCACGCATGCTTTTGATCTCGACCTTCTGGAAGGCAAGATCATCGTTCGTCTCGCGCGCCAAGGCGAAACCATAAAGACGCTGGACGGTGTGGACCGCCAGCTCACGCCACAAGACCTCGTGATCGCCGATGCCTCCAAGCCTGTGGCGATTGCCGGAGTGATGGGCGGCTTCGACTCAATGATCACCGAGAAGACGCGCAACATCCTGATCGAAGCCGCCTGGTTCGATCCCGCGACCGTGCGCCGCACGGCGCGCCGCCTCGGCATGCATACAGACGCCTCCCATCGCTTTGAGCGTGGCGCAGATTTTGCCATCACCGCAGCCGCAGCGCGGCGCGTTGCGGAGCTCATCCTCGCCTCAGGCGGCGGGCAGATCGAGAGCGGACCGATCGACGTCATCGGCCATCAAATCGAGCGTCCTACACTGCCGCTGCGCCTCTCAGAAGTAAAACGCATTTTGGGACAGGACATCCCAGAAGACGAAATTATCCGCATTCTCACGCGCCTGGGATTCCAGGTAGCCGGCGGTCATCCCCTGAGAGTTACGGTTCCGACGTGGCGCCTGGATGTGGAGCGCGAAATCGATCTCATCGAAGAAGTCGCACGCATATATGGCTACGACCGTTTTCCCGACACGTTGCCGTCGTTCTCCGGAGGCGTGGTCGAGCTTCCGGATGCGCGCAAGGAAAGCCGCATGCGCGCCGATCTCCTTGCTCTGGGCTACAACGAAGCCATCTCCCTGAGCTTCATTTCACATCAGGAAGCGCGGCAATTCTCCGCTGCAACCATCGTCGAGATCGCCAATCCGCTGAGCGAGGAGGCATCAGTGATGCGCACCTCCATGGTTCCCGGCATGCTCGGCATGCTCGCCTGGAACCTGAATCGCGGAGTAAATGATGCGCGGCTCTTCGAGGCGGGCAACATCTACGAAAAATCCAGCCACCAGACGCGCGAACTGCGCCGCATCTGCCTGGGCGCAACCGGCAACGCCAATGAGGTGAGCGTTCACGAAAAGCCCCGTCCATACAGTTTTTTCGACCTCAAAGGCGACATCGAAACTCTGCTGACTGCTTTTCAATCCCAATCGCTCTGTTACCAGCCCGGCGATGGTAAGCGTGGAGCTAAGATTTCGGGGGTTTCGGCTGCCGATTACTACCACCCTGGCCGCTCCGCGGCAGCCGTGATGGATGGAGAACTCGTGGCCAGATTTGGCCAGATACATCCCCGGATTGCGGCCGAACGCAAGCTGCGGAAGGACGTGTTCATTGCGGAGCTCGACCTGGAGCGCCTCTTCCACCACCCGCTTCGGGAACCTCGCTATACGCCGGTTTCCAAGTTCCCGGCGGTAGACCGTGACTTCTCGTTCATCTTTGACGATCGGGTAACGTTCGAGCAGATCCAGGCTGCCGTTTCGGCCTTGCGTCTGCCTCACATACAGACTTTCCTTCCGGTCGAGATTTTTCGCGGTGGCGGAGTTCCCACTGGGAAATACTCTGTGCTCCTGCGCGCAGAGTTCCAATCGTCTGAGCGTACTCTGCGCGACGAAGAGGTCTCTGGCTGGTCGGAGCAGATCGCTAACGTGCTGCGGTCGCTGGGGGGAGGGCAGCGGGTGTAG
- the pheS gene encoding phenylalanine--tRNA ligase subunit alpha has translation MPLTYQVPKLEDYSPEALDRAVADLLRELEAERQRVSNDGELKEFRDCWLGRKSGVLTQVNELWLKAAPGPQKPDVGQRVNDLKKKVEEVVEASRERISATASDIRLESERLDISLPGIRRSLGAQHPIMRVMQEIVDVFKAMGYSVGTGPEIETDYYNFESLNFPPNHPARDMQDTIFIAGQDQKPQRDRLLLRTHTSPVQIRTMETQKPPLRIVIPGRVYRNDAPDATHSPMFHQVEGLAVDNNITFSDLKGTLDHAMKSLFGSSVKTRFRPSFFPFTEPSAEVLISCIFCNGSGYQGGNRCPNCKASGWIEMLGSGMVDPALYGFVGYDPDKVSGFAFGMGVDRLALMKYAVDDIQLFFQGDVRFLRQFA, from the coding sequence ATGCCGCTCACATATCAGGTGCCAAAACTCGAAGACTATTCGCCGGAAGCGCTGGATCGCGCTGTTGCCGATCTGCTCCGCGAACTGGAGGCTGAGCGTCAGCGCGTGAGCAATGACGGTGAGTTGAAGGAGTTCCGTGATTGCTGGCTTGGGCGCAAAAGCGGTGTGCTGACCCAGGTCAATGAGCTCTGGCTGAAAGCCGCACCAGGCCCGCAAAAGCCCGACGTTGGCCAGCGGGTCAACGACCTTAAGAAGAAAGTCGAGGAAGTTGTCGAGGCCTCCCGCGAGCGCATCTCAGCCACCGCCAGCGACATCCGCCTCGAATCTGAACGCCTCGACATCTCGCTTCCCGGCATCCGCCGTTCTCTGGGCGCGCAACATCCCATTATGCGCGTGATGCAGGAGATCGTGGACGTCTTCAAGGCCATGGGCTACTCCGTCGGTACCGGCCCGGAGATCGAGACCGACTACTACAATTTCGAGTCGCTGAATTTTCCGCCCAATCACCCGGCGCGCGACATGCAGGACACGATCTTCATCGCCGGGCAGGACCAGAAGCCGCAGCGCGATCGCCTGCTGCTGCGCACGCACACTTCTCCCGTGCAGATCCGCACCATGGAGACGCAGAAGCCGCCGCTGCGCATCGTCATTCCGGGCAGGGTGTACCGCAACGACGCTCCTGACGCCACGCACTCGCCCATGTTTCACCAAGTGGAGGGGCTGGCGGTGGATAACAACATCACCTTCAGCGATCTGAAGGGCACGCTCGATCACGCCATGAAGTCGCTGTTCGGATCTTCAGTGAAGACGCGCTTCCGGCCGTCGTTTTTCCCCTTCACGGAGCCCAGCGCGGAAGTCCTGATCAGCTGCATTTTTTGTAATGGCTCCGGCTACCAGGGCGGGAATCGCTGTCCGAATTGCAAGGCCAGCGGCTGGATTGAGATGCTCGGCTCCGGGATGGTGGACCCGGCCCTGTATGGATTTGTGGGCTACGATCCCGACAAGGTCAGCGGCTTCGCCTTCGGCATGGGTGTGGATCGCCTGGCCCTGATGAAGTACGCGGTGGACGACATTCAATTGTTTTTTCAGGGAGACGTCCGGTTCCTGCGGCAATTCGCGTAA
- the rplT gene encoding 50S ribosomal protein L20, translating to MPRVKRGTKRRQKRKKILDRAEGYFLTKSKLYRSAKESVERALKFAYSGRRQKKRQFRSLWIVRIGAAAKLNGLSYSQFINGLKKSGLELDRKVLADMAVNDPSGFKSLAAQARSAIGKPAAA from the coding sequence ATGCCTCGCGTAAAACGTGGAACCAAGCGCCGCCAGAAGCGGAAGAAGATACTGGACCGGGCGGAAGGTTATTTCTTAACAAAATCAAAACTGTATCGCTCGGCGAAAGAATCGGTGGAGCGGGCACTGAAGTTCGCCTACTCCGGACGGCGTCAGAAGAAGCGCCAGTTCCGCTCGTTGTGGATCGTGCGCATCGGGGCCGCCGCCAAGCTGAATGGCTTGAGCTACAGCCAGTTCATCAACGGCTTGAAGAAGAGCGGGCTCGAGCTCGATCGCAAGGTCCTGGCCGATATGGCGGTGAACGATCCTAGCGGCTTCAAGAGTTTGGCTGCGCAGGCAAGGTCGGCGATCGGCAAGCCCGCAGCAGCCTGA
- the rpmI gene encoding 50S ribosomal protein L35 — translation MPKLKTHSGASKRFKKTGTGKIKRGHAFARHILTSKDAKRKRHLDKDVIMDKADTKKIKRMLPY, via the coding sequence ATGCCGAAACTCAAAACTCACAGCGGCGCCTCGAAGCGTTTTAAGAAGACGGGGACCGGAAAGATCAAACGTGGCCACGCTTTCGCGCGGCACATCCTGACTTCCAAGGATGCTAAGCGCAAGCGCCACCTCGACAAAGATGTCATCATGGACAAGGCAGACACCAAGAAGATCAAGCGGATGCTGCCGTATTAA
- the infC gene encoding translation initiation factor IF-3, with the protein MDKRFIRTNERVRAREIRVIDDEGNQLGIMAPFEALRIAREKNMDLVEVSPTAQPPVCRIMDFGKYLYQQEKREREAKKHQKIITVKEVKFRINVDDHDYQTKKNHVLRFLEEGDKVKATIFFRGREMTRQGLGREILQRLIADVGPRAIVENMPRQEGNTLHLILAPPKKTA; encoded by the coding sequence ATCGACAAGAGGTTTATTCGCACCAACGAGCGCGTCCGTGCCCGCGAAATTCGGGTGATCGATGATGAGGGCAATCAGCTAGGGATCATGGCGCCATTCGAAGCGCTGCGGATCGCGCGCGAAAAGAACATGGATCTGGTAGAAGTTTCACCTACGGCTCAACCGCCTGTCTGCCGCATCATGGATTTCGGTAAGTACCTCTACCAGCAGGAAAAGAGGGAACGCGAAGCCAAGAAACACCAGAAGATCATCACCGTCAAGGAAGTCAAGTTTCGCATTAATGTAGACGATCACGACTACCAGACGAAGAAGAATCACGTGCTGCGTTTTCTGGAAGAGGGCGATAAGGTCAAGGCAACCATTTTCTTCCGCGGGCGCGAAATGACGCGCCAGGGCCTGGGACGCGAGATTCTGCAGCGCCTGATCGCGGATGTGGGCCCCAGGGCCATCGTGGAGAACATGCCGCGTCAGGAAGGCAATACCCTGCACCTGATTTTGGCTCCTCCCAAAAAGACAGCCTGA
- a CDS encoding ferritin family protein, with translation MRNFDSLSEREILALAISLEEEDERVYSDFAEGLRENFPGSAAVFEGMREEEAGHRRRLIESYQQKFGDHIPLIRRHDVKGFVSRRPVWLVRPLGLDVVRKQASSMEVETRRFYEKAAARTQDPKIRQLLDDLAQEERSHEYRAEELNKEKLPEETKRDEEQARRRLFVLQVVQPGLAGLMDGSVSTLAPVFAAAFATRNSWDAFVVGLAASLGAGISMGFAEALSDDGSLTGRGQPLLRGFITGMMTAIGGVGHTLPFLIKDFRIAMGIAVLVVAAELGVISWIRHRYMETPALSAAVQVMVGGILVFLTGVLIGSS, from the coding sequence ATGAGGAACTTCGACAGCCTTTCCGAACGTGAAATCCTGGCGCTGGCCATCTCTCTGGAAGAGGAAGACGAGCGCGTGTATTCGGACTTCGCCGAAGGTTTGCGGGAGAATTTTCCCGGCTCGGCGGCGGTCTTCGAGGGCATGCGGGAGGAAGAGGCCGGTCACCGCCGGCGTTTGATCGAAAGTTATCAGCAGAAGTTTGGCGATCACATTCCGCTGATTCGCCGCCACGACGTGAAAGGCTTCGTCAGCCGCAGGCCGGTGTGGCTGGTGCGCCCGCTGGGCCTCGACGTAGTCCGCAAGCAGGCCAGTTCGATGGAAGTCGAAACCAGGCGCTTTTACGAGAAAGCGGCTGCGCGAACCCAGGATCCCAAAATTCGCCAACTCCTCGATGATCTGGCCCAGGAAGAGCGTTCCCACGAGTATCGTGCGGAAGAACTGAACAAGGAAAAGCTTCCGGAGGAAACCAAGCGCGACGAAGAGCAGGCGCGGCGCAGACTCTTCGTGTTGCAGGTGGTGCAGCCGGGGCTGGCGGGGTTGATGGATGGCTCGGTCTCAACCCTGGCTCCGGTTTTTGCTGCCGCGTTCGCCACTCGCAATAGCTGGGATGCTTTCGTTGTGGGACTGGCAGCCTCGCTGGGTGCCGGCATCAGCATGGGATTCGCCGAAGCGCTCTCCGATGACGGCAGCCTCACCGGTCGCGGCCAGCCGTTGCTGCGCGGATTCATTACCGGAATGATGACAGCGATTGGCGGCGTGGGTCACACCCTGCCGTTCCTGATCAAAGACTTTCGTATTGCCATGGGAATTGCTGTGCTCGTCGTGGCCGCAGAATTGGGCGTGATTTCCTGGATTCGCCATCGCTACATGGAAACGCCCGCGCTGTCAGCCGCGGTGCAGGTAATGGTGGGAGGAATTCTGGTGTTTCTGACCGGCGTGCTGATCGGAAGTTCGTGA
- the cmk gene encoding (d)CMP kinase, which produces MIPPSRKLIIAIDGPAGAGKSTIASRLAQQLGYVNLETGAMYRALALKALETGIPLDLELPLVGLARASTIELQPLAGGNRVLLDGKDVSRRIREKDVTDAASQVSVLPGVREWMVARQREMGSGGGVVMEGRDIGTRVFPDADVKVFLDANSDIRAQRRLQQEAVATHVADARSIADNLRERDRRDATRAVSPLVAADDAVIIDSSHMTIEQVLKQIEALVQNQLKHNAPR; this is translated from the coding sequence ATGATTCCGCCATCCCGCAAGCTGATCATTGCCATCGACGGTCCGGCGGGCGCGGGTAAGAGCACCATCGCTTCCCGATTGGCGCAGCAGCTTGGCTACGTCAATCTGGAGACTGGGGCCATGTACCGCGCCTTGGCGTTGAAGGCGCTCGAGACGGGAATACCCTTGGACCTGGAGTTGCCGCTGGTGGGGTTAGCGCGGGCGTCCACCATCGAGCTGCAGCCGCTTGCGGGAGGGAATCGCGTGCTCCTCGATGGGAAGGATGTTTCGCGGCGAATCCGTGAGAAAGACGTCACCGACGCGGCATCGCAAGTGTCTGTGCTTCCTGGAGTGCGGGAATGGATGGTGGCGCGGCAGCGCGAAATGGGTTCCGGGGGCGGAGTAGTGATGGAGGGACGAGACATCGGAACCAGAGTTTTTCCCGATGCCGATGTGAAAGTCTTCCTGGATGCGAATTCCGACATCCGGGCACAGCGCCGCTTGCAGCAGGAGGCCGTTGCCACACATGTCGCCGACGCACGATCTATCGCCGACAATTTGCGCGAGCGCGACCGGCGTGACGCCACCAGGGCAGTTTCACCATTGGTAGCAGCGGACGATGCCGTCATCATCGACTCCAGTCACATGACGATTGAGCAGGTCCTAAAACAGATCGAAGCCTTAGTGCAGAACCAGCTAAAGCACAATGCTCCACGTTGA